The window CCGCTAGGTGAAGCGCATCCTCGTAGTCGATCCCGTATCTATCCATGAGAGCGGGGGCTTCAGTAAGCGTCTCCTCGCCTAAGGATGTTAGCGTCAATCCCCTTAGGCCTCTTATGGCTTCGACAACCCCTTCAACGAAGCCCCGGTCGCCTAGGCTTCTACCGGTCAGCCCGGCGATCACCACAAGGACTTCATAAACGGTTAAAGTGGATGTCGTATACTCTCCGCGTCTAGCTTTTTCGACCTTTCTGATCCATTCATAGGCCCTATCGCCGAACACCGGATGACCTCCAAGCCAGTAGACGAAGACGTTGACATCTACGTACCTCGGGATGCCCACCACCTCCTGACGGTTTCGACCATGAAAGAGTCGAGGTCTTCAGGCCACTTCCCCACCTTATAGGCTCCGAAATACTCCTCGGCGATCGACCCTATAGGCTCGATTATCACCCTTTCACCTTCAACCTTGACCCTCACATACCCACCTTGGTCTAGACCCACCATCTCTCTAACTTTTTTCGGAAGAAGTATTCTCCCCTTCTTGTCGATAATGACCACAAAACTCATAATTCCCACTAATATAGATCTTTCTCACATAAACATAGATTTAACGCCTTCCCACGGCACCTAATAGCGGTGTCGTTAAATTTAATTACCGATTTCGGTATAATCTGTACTGGAGGTATTGGGGTTGGTTAAGGTAAAGACGAGCATCTACGTGGATAAAGAATTGTGGAGTAGGTTTAAGAAGTATGCACGTATGAGGGGTCTTGAGGTGAGTAGGCTGCTTGAAGAGATGATAGGCGATGAAATGGCTGAGGGGGTGCTTGATAGGGGTCTTTTAGAGATGGTGGATTCCAGTGTCTACGAGCTGGATTTCGACCCCGTCAGTTGTAAGGGTTCGGTAAGCGAGCTGGTTAGGGTTATGCGAGATGAACGGGCCGCTGATGTATCTTGATAGTAGCGCCGTCATTAAGAGATATGTGAAAGAGCCTGGTAGCGGTTTGGTGCGAGAGCTTTTTCTGAGAATGTACTCTGGTGAATGTAGGCTCTCGTACAGTATATGGAACGTCGGCGAGGTGCTGGGAGTATTGGATAGGGCTAGGAGGATAGGTAGGCTAGATGAAGAGGGCTACAAGGTTGCGAGAAGAAGGTTTATACTCGAAACTAGGAGGTTAACGAGGCTGGGGCTGGTCTATTTAGTCCCAGTGAGGGTTAGGATTCTCGTGGAGTCGTGGAAACTACTGGAGAAGCATCACCTATACATAGCGGATGCTCTTCAAATAGCTACGGCCAGATACGTCAACGCGACAGAGTTCCTAACGGGAGACGAAAGACTTCACGAAACAGCTTCAAACGAGGGATTAAACAGTACGTGCGTGTCATAAAGCGGGAAACAAGCCGGCTTCTTAAACAATTCTAGACTCGGTTTTTCATATGCTCATGAGGAATTATCACTCGTGTTGGATCCCCGTTGCTTTAGATACCATTCTTTTAGGGAGAGCTTCTCGACGTTTTTTCCTCTGTACTCCTTCTCCACGGCTAGGTCTAGCATGTCTGCAAGCTCGAGGGCCTCCTTGATCAAGTCAGGGTCTATCCCTGCTTCTTTAGCAAACCTGCAGGAGTCTCTGAGCATCAGGGTCGCCGCCCATACGTACTCCTTCCTGAACCTCCACTCGATTTTCTCGTCCTTTAAAAGGACGATGTCTGTTCTCACCTGCTTATCTCTCGACCACTCGACTAACCCATCGTATCCCATATTCTCAAGCATCTCTACGAACATCTTGAAACCTGCTAGAACCGTTTTAAGCTTCTCTTCTACGTATCTCCTAGAGTATTCTAGAGCCTTATCGATAGGGGTATCCGGTGGAACGTAAAGAAGCCCCGCACCAGGGATTTTTAAGAGCGAGGCTTCATACAGGTTTTTAAAGGAGACACTTTCAGGAAGAAGCCTGTCCAAACCCATTTCTTTTCCGCCCAGTTTCTTGTAGAATTTTTCATAGATGTCTGCGTAGACGTAGTCGAAGAACCTTCTTGTTAGAACGTTTAAGACCTGAGAGTCGCTTCTGCCTCTGTACCTATAGGCGCCTTCGATAGAGACACCTACTTCAAAGGAAACATTCCGAAGCACCTCCTTTTTAATCTCCTTAACAGCTAAAAGCTCTTGGATCTCCCTCTTCGTGAAGCTCACGTATCCCCTATCTAAGGCAGAGCCTATGCTGAGGATGGAGTAGGGTTTGCTCCTCCCGATCTCGACGTAATATAGGATATGAGCGTCTACCAGCTCCTTAAGGACGCGTCTCACGACGCTACGTTTGAGACCTAGGTTCTCGGAAATCCCTAGTTCAGTACACTTATCTCTGAAAGCCGAGTTGGCTATAAGGTACTTTATTATCACGTCGTAGAGCCTACGCTTAAGCTCTCTAAGCCTCGACTCCAAGCGAGCGTACTCCTCACCTATATCTCTAAGCCGCTCCACACTCAACTAAATCGTTAGATTAACATAAAAATTTTGCTATATTTAACTAAATCGTCAAATCAACAAATGTGAAACAGCAAAATTCAGCTCCATATGGTTGCAGTTAGCTTGAAGCTGAGCTTCCCATAGTAGTATTTTGGTGCATTTTCTGCTTTCGGAGCGTACATGAACCATGCGTTTACGTCAATTATCTACGTGTTTTCGCTTACCCTTGTGAGCCTTACATGTCCGTAGTTGTAAAAGGGTGAAGGTAGCTAGGAGCTACCTAGGTTGAAATGTTCGATGTCTCGATGGGGTCTACACAGCTATCAAGTCATCCGGGTTCGCTGTGGATTTAACAGGCTCTCGTATGGGTTTGTCTAGCCCTATTAGGGACATCTATATATGGTTTAGTAAGGCCTCCTGGATGGATAAGAACCTAAACCTGATAGAGCCGACCCTACCATCAGATAGGTACAGCGCATTCATTTTCGTAACAGTATTCGTGGAGAACAGGTCTGTCACGCCGACCCAGATGGATGTAGGGGTTCGCTACGAGCCGTTGATCATCATAAGAGTGTACGACGCGACGTTAAGGGTGGAAAAATCCATATGCGAGATGTACAGGACACCCGTAGAAATGTCTGTAGGTTTCGGCAACCAGATACTAGACCTAGCTGCACATACACCTCCGCCGAAGCTTTACGAGGATGGATATACGTACTTCACCAGAACCGATGAGAAAACTTGGATCCTCGATATAGATGCATGGTTCCTAGTCCTACAAGCTGAACAGATAGACTCCTCATATGAAATAATGGAGAACTATGTCAAGCTAAGCCTGAAAATGACCATAAGCCAAGTTTAGCATCGAAAATTTATGTCTTTACTCTTTATCCATCCTAATTTCTCTCTCGGTTCCGGTGCCGTACAGCTTACTAACTCGCGTCTGAAGCGAAACCGTAAAATACTACGTAAAATGGAACTTCAAAAATAACTATAACGAGAGACTTATCTCATGTGTAAAGCCTCTTTAAGCTCTCTTATGAAAGCCTCCCTGTCGGTTATAAACGACTTTATGGGTTTACCGTTCACGACAAGCCCCTCGAGCCCAAGCCTCCTGACTTCCTCAGCCATCTTCCACCGGTCTATAAGCACGGTTTCGACGTCGGGCTTGAGACTTCTGATCAAACGACTCATCTGAACGGCGAACGGATAGCCGAATTGGCATTCACCACCGTAGACTATGTACGCTCTCCCCAAGGTCCTCTGGTTTAAACCTGTACTCGTAGCTTGGGGGAGGCTCAAACCTCCCGGATATCTCGAGGTAGAGGTCGTTCGGACTGCATCCCGGAGCATGTCTGAAACCCATCCTCCTGAAGAAGGCTGACTGCGGATAGTATTCACCCGTATCGAACGCGTGGACAACCAGAAACCTACACGGCTTGCCCCCTAGACAAGGTAGACCCTTCTTAGCATCCTCGACTAGGCTTTCGACTAGGAGATGGGCAGCTCCCATTCTCTGAGCCCAAGGAAAGGGGTTGTAGACACAGTTCACACGCACGACTCCGCTCCTCCGTGGACTTGAAGAGTCGGCCTCCTCAGGGTAGAATAGAAGCTGAGCCACGGGCTTACCGTCTAGGTAGGCGACCTTAGCGCATGGACCATACTCCTTAAGCATCCGGAGAAGCCATTCTCTTTTAAGCTTCACACCCCTCATGTGAAGTGGGTTTTCCAAAAGCCTATGGGAGCACACATAGACCAGGTCGTCGACTAAACCCTCCTCTACGTCGAAAATCTCGACCTTTTCCAAATAAAACACCCGATAGCTAATGACGTCGAACGTGATTATAAGGTTAAAAACGTTCTGAAGCCGGCTTCAGAGAGGAGTTGGGCTTTAAGAATTCATAGTTTCCAGTGAGGTTTTACATCGCCTCTTATAGTGATGTATTTCGGTAAGGGCGCTCTCACAGCTGAGCAGAAGGCTGAGCTGTCCAGAAAAGTCACAGACCTTATAGTTTCAGAGACTAAGCAACCCCCAGCACTATACATGGGTGATCACCCAGGAAAAACCTCCGGAAAACTGGATGGTAGACTGCCTGACCCTACCCGAGCTTAAAGCTAAGTTAAAAGCGGAGAAAAAGTAGGTCAGAACACGAGAGCTAGGTAAGCCTCTCTCCTTATTTTCCCTATGAAACCGTCAACTCTCTCATCACGTGGTCGTCTAAAGCGGCAGGGATTTTCCTTAGAAAAAGGTTATTGGATGGTTATGGTTTTGGAGTAGTTTTTGCCGAAAACTGTATGAAGAGTTACCGTGATGTTTTGCCCGGTCGCGAAGTATCCGCTAGGTATGTGAACGGTGAGGTAGACGACGCTCGCCTGGTCTACGGTTATACTTACAGGGGTGGTCCAGTTCTCACACTCATCGGTGAACGGCTTCTCGTACGTGTAACCCCAGCCGGACCCTAGGTAGGACGATAGGGGGCTTCCGTCTAGGAGGATATCCGTTATCACCGTATAAACGGTTCCCGTATTCGCTACTTCGAGGTAGAGCCTCCAGCCCTCAGACTCAGAGCCCATGACGTAAACAGCGTCTATCGTAAGTTTTTCGAGAAAACCCACTCTAAGGGCTATGAGCCTCGTCCTCTCCTCCACGAGGTCTAATCTATCTTGCATAGAGTAGACCTGGTTTAGACAAGACTCAACGTCGCTTTCAAGCGCCTCGACCTTAGAGGCGAGTGCAGCGGTGTCGTTGCTAAGTCGCCTCTCCAACCCGTCGACTTTCTCAGAACACAAGCTCATCTGCTGCGTTAAGGTCTTCAAATCATCCTCCAGCGCCCTTATCCTAGCCTCCAGAGGGGAATAAGCGGTGTAAGCCAAACCGTACCCTATCAAGATGCCAAGAACCAATCCTACGACCGCGTATGAAACACTTCCACCATCAGACATGGGTATCTAAATCACTTGATCTCAAACATCTGGATATAACGTTAACCAAGAACATTCAGCTGCCATTTGAAAACCCTTATCAACACGCTTAATCTTTAATGACCACGATACTGTTTTAGGTTGAGCGATATGATGGCTGTCGGAAGAAAATGCCTTTCGACCCTCCTTAAGGGTGATGGCTATGCGTAAACCCGATTTTGACCGTCTACTCTCGGTATTATTTAGAGAGGAGCCGGATGTTATCCCGTTCTACGAGCACGCCGTCGATCCGGAGGTTATAGAGACCCTGACGGGTAAACCGGTAACGAGAATGTCTTTTGGAAGCGATGAGTTTCTTAAGACCCTGGTAGAGTTTTACTATAAGCTTGGATACGACTATGTGCCGTTGGAGGTCCCGCTCAACCTCCCGATAACCAATGTTCGCACAGCCCGCGATACGGCTATCTTATCCAGAGGACAGAGGACGTGGCAGGATGAGAGTAGAGGAACCATAGAGAACCGGGAGGACTTCGAGAACTATCCTTGGCCCAGCTTCGAGGAGGCTGCAGACCTCTCAAGTCTAGAGAAACTTGCTAGGCTTCTACCCGACGGCATGGAGATCGTCGGCGGCGTAGCCGGAGGGGTGTTCGAGTATGTGAGCTGGATCATGGGTCTCGCCCCGCTCTCTAGGGCGATATACATGGATAGAAGACTCGTCGAGGATATGTTCGAGCGGATAGGCCGCCTGATATCTAAGGTAGACGAGGAGATAGCTAAGATGGACCGGATAGGCGCGTTGAGGATGGGCGACGACCTAGGATATAAGAAGGGCACCTTCATACGACCTCAGCTGATACGGCGGTATGTTCTTCCATGGCATAAGAGATGCGTGGAGACTGCTCACAAGAGAGGATTACCGTTCATCCTCCATAGCTGTGGAAACCTGTATAGGGTCGATGAAACCGGGAGGTCTCTGATGGACGACCTAGTGGACTACGTGGGTATAGATGCTAAACACTCGTTCGAGGACGAGATTAAACCGGCCTGGGAGGTGAAAGCGAAATACGGAGAACGGGTCGCCATACTGGGCGGGGTGGACATGGATAAACTAGCCCGCTCGCCTACCGATAGACTGCGTAGATACGTGGATGAAGTCGTCAGAAGATGTGCTCCTGGAGGAGGATACGCACTTGGGTCAGGAAACACGATAGCGAACTACGTTAAACTTGAAAACTATCTAGCGATGCTTGAAGAGGGGGAGAAGTATGGAAGATATCCTAGGTGACTACCTTATTTCAGAGTCTATCTCAAAGTTTATCACGAGACGAGGCTCATGTTTCTCTCGACGGAGGGGCTATGCGTAGGCTGAGCATTAGGAAGCTTTTAGCCGTAGCGTTGTTTCTTGCCGTAGTGTTATGTTTATCCACGTATCTGATCCTTAGGAGGAGACATATGTCGATAACATATGAGGGATGGGCTAGTAGGCTGGATTCGCATCCCAGGATATACTTCGCAAAGGACGGGCTTGAGGACATCAGACGCAAGTGTTCGGAGGGGGTGTTTAAAGACCTTCTGGACGAGCTTAGGGCTTACGCAGACGCGGCGGCCGGTTATTTGTCGACAAATGGGTGGGCGAACTCTAGGAAGCTTCAGATGTACGCCTTCCTCTACGCGGTAACAGGAGATGAGAAGTATGCCCAGTACGCCGAAGTCTATATAAAATGGTTCACCTCTAGGGTGGATTCGCTGGATAGCTTTGAACTCGGCATGGGCATCGAAGCCGTCGCGGAGGGATTGGACTGGTGTTACGGCTACTTGAAGCCCGAGAAACTATCCGAATACGGCAAGGGGTTAACGGCGATGTGCGACCGGATGATCTACAAAGAGTGGAGACACTCAGACTTCAACAACCACGTCTACATCAAGAACCTCAGGGTGCTTTACGCCGCTATAGCTCTGAAGGACGAAGACGAGTTCTCAGCCAAGGCGGAGGAGTATCTAAACTACTCGCTGACCCTATTGAAGGAGCATCTCATACCGGCTACGAACCTCGTCGCGGCCGGTTGTGGAGGGTGGCACGAGGGGGTAAGCTATGAGAAGATGACCATGCCCTACCTAGCTATGGCGATAGAGGCGTGGCGTGTATTCTCCGGCGAAGACCTGTTCCCGGAAGCCGAAGGCCTCAAGCTTATACCTATATGGAACATCTACTGTCTCAGACCAGACCTACGGTACGTTCGGATACACGACTCGAGCATGAGCCGGCCAGACGCCTTGGTCAGGGCCTACATGCTACTCCTCGCCGCTAGGTATAGAGACGGGTACGCTCAGTGGCTCGCCTACCAGTACAACTACAGCCGAGACTATCTAAGGGACCCCAATAGCGTCTTCAAGATATTCGATATACTCTGGTGGGATCCATCGATTAAACCGCAGCCTCCGAATAGTTTACCGACCGATAGGTTTTTCAGGGGTTTAGGCTGGCTGGTCGCGAGGTCGAGCTGGAGCAGCGACGCCGTCTACACGGTGTTTGAATGCGGACCGTACTACGGTGGCCACCAACACATGGACCAGGGAAACTTCATAATCTTCGGAGACGGCGGATATCTAGCCGTCGATAGCGGCTACTACGATGGATGGGGGTCTAGCCATCACATGAATTACTTCAGGAGGACGATAGCGCATAACACTTTGATCATCTATGACCCTGA is drawn from Candidatus Bathyarchaeota archaeon and contains these coding sequences:
- a CDS encoding type II toxin-antitoxin system VapC family toxin; this encodes MPRYVDVNVFVYWLGGHPVFGDRAYEWIRKVEKARRGEYTTSTLTVYEVLVVIAGLTGRSLGDRGFVEGVVEAIRGLRGLTLTSLGEETLTEAPALMDRYGIDYEDALHLAVALKAGAKEIISNDEDFDRTPLKRLF
- a CDS encoding AbrB/MazE/SpoVT family DNA-binding domain-containing protein, whose product is MSFVVIIDKKGRILLPKKVREMVGLDQGGYVRVKVEGERVIIEPIGSIAEEYFGAYKVGKWPEDLDSFMVETVRRWWASRGT
- a CDS encoding type II toxin-antitoxin system VapC family toxin translates to MNGPLMYLDSSAVIKRYVKEPGSGLVRELFLRMYSGECRLSYSIWNVGEVLGVLDRARRIGRLDEEGYKVARRRFILETRRLTRLGLVYLVPVRVRILVESWKLLEKHHLYIADALQIATARYVNATEFLTGDERLHETASNEGLNSTCVS
- a CDS encoding tautomerase family protein → MYFGKGALTAEQKAELSRKVTDLIVSETKQPPALYMGDHPGKTSGKLDGRLPDPTRA
- a CDS encoding uroporphyrinogen-III decarboxylase-like protein — translated: MRKPDFDRLLSVLFREEPDVIPFYEHAVDPEVIETLTGKPVTRMSFGSDEFLKTLVEFYYKLGYDYVPLEVPLNLPITNVRTARDTAILSRGQRTWQDESRGTIENREDFENYPWPSFEEAADLSSLEKLARLLPDGMEIVGGVAGGVFEYVSWIMGLAPLSRAIYMDRRLVEDMFERIGRLISKVDEEIAKMDRIGALRMGDDLGYKKGTFIRPQLIRRYVLPWHKRCVETAHKRGLPFILHSCGNLYRVDETGRSLMDDLVDYVGIDAKHSFEDEIKPAWEVKAKYGERVAILGGVDMDKLARSPTDRLRRYVDEVVRRCAPGGGYALGSGNTIANYVKLENYLAMLEEGEKYGRYPR
- a CDS encoding heparinase II/III family protein, producing the protein MRRLSIRKLLAVALFLAVVLCLSTYLILRRRHMSITYEGWASRLDSHPRIYFAKDGLEDIRRKCSEGVFKDLLDELRAYADAAAGYLSTNGWANSRKLQMYAFLYAVTGDEKYAQYAEVYIKWFTSRVDSLDSFELGMGIEAVAEGLDWCYGYLKPEKLSEYGKGLTAMCDRMIYKEWRHSDFNNHVYIKNLRVLYAAIALKDEDEFSAKAEEYLNYSLTLLKEHLIPATNLVAAGCGGWHEGVSYEKMTMPYLAMAIEAWRVFSGEDLFPEAEGLKLIPIWNIYCLRPDLRYVRIHDSSMSRPDALVRAYMLLLAARYRDGYAQWLAYQYNYSRDYLRDPNSVFKIFDILWWDPSIKPQPPNSLPTDRFFRGLGWLVARSSWSSDAVYTVFECGPYYGGHQHMDQGNFIIFGDGGYLAVDSGYYDGWGSSHHMNYFRRTIAHNTLIIYDPEEEFTVGDLRLPNDGGQLIYAGDPIRYVSEKPPEPGRIADYRLEGWYVYALGNLTNAYNRSKVSDVERFFVYVKPNLFIVYDIVEVNPERSSLITVKWLLHTINEPQLMPHGFRTGHNSSVLTVYTLKPADPRIVKVGGPGHEFEVQGVNYPPSRMDWEAGAWRVEIENPSKETRREFLNVLTVTRMGENPPRPELLDTGDYLCVTVTLDDRVIMVFLNPRPGKPVSVDLSLERGLKVSKGEASVEEENGVYRLKATFENCLVLELERG